Proteins encoded by one window of Halosolutus amylolyticus:
- a CDS encoding Rid family detoxifying hydrolase: MKRVISTDDAPAAVGAYSQATTTGDVTFTAGQIPMTADGELLDDESIAVQTEQALGNVEAVLAEEGLEMSDVLKVTVFLDDIETFDEMNETYAEFFDAEPPARSAVEVANLPKGVGVEIEAIASND, encoded by the coding sequence ATGAAGCGCGTGATCAGTACCGACGACGCACCGGCCGCAGTCGGTGCCTACAGCCAGGCGACGACCACCGGCGACGTCACGTTCACGGCCGGACAGATTCCCATGACTGCCGACGGGGAGTTGCTCGACGACGAGTCGATCGCCGTCCAGACTGAACAGGCGCTCGGCAACGTCGAAGCCGTCCTGGCCGAGGAAGGCCTCGAGATGAGCGACGTCCTCAAAGTGACCGTCTTCCTCGACGACATCGAGACTTTCGACGAGATGAACGAGACCTACGCCGAGTTCTTCGACGCGGAGCCCCCGGCCCGGAGCGCCGTCGAGGTGGCGAACCTGCCAAAGGGCGTCGGGGTCGAGATCGAAGCGATCGCGTCGAACGACTGA
- a CDS encoding NCS2 family permease, which translates to MAYMSDSTGTQSWLGEYFGFEEHGTDLRTELIAGATTFLTMSYIIIVNPAILSEAIRIEGYSQQEVFQMIAIATILASAVAILVMAFYANRPFGLAPGMGLNAYFAFTVVILLGIPWQTALAAVFVEGVIFMALTYFGARRYVIELFPAPVKFAVGAGIGLFLLLLGLIEMNVIVQYEATLVQLNDVATDPVALVALAGLAFTFILYARDITGAIIIGIVTTAIAGWGLTLGGVVDRGVLAPAQLASPQYDITPLAGAFLDGFGQIEPATFVLVVFTFFFVDFFDTAGTLIGVSQFGGFLDEDGDLPEMEKPLMADAVGTTFGAMVGTSTVTTFIESSTGIEEGGRTGMTALTVGGLFLLSLVAVPLIAAIPQYASYLALVVVGIIMLQGVTDIDWENPAWLISGGLTITVMPLTASIANGLAAGIISYPVIKTTMGETGDVRPGQWVLAAAFVLYYYVSAGGVISGT; encoded by the coding sequence ATGGCGTATATGTCAGATTCGACCGGTACGCAGTCCTGGCTGGGGGAGTACTTCGGATTCGAGGAGCACGGGACCGATTTGCGGACGGAACTGATCGCGGGAGCGACGACGTTCCTGACGATGTCGTATATCATCATCGTGAATCCCGCGATCCTCTCCGAGGCGATCCGGATCGAGGGCTACTCGCAACAGGAGGTGTTCCAGATGATCGCCATCGCGACCATTCTGGCGTCCGCCGTCGCCATCCTGGTGATGGCGTTTTACGCGAATCGACCGTTCGGATTGGCTCCGGGGATGGGGTTGAACGCGTACTTCGCGTTCACGGTCGTAATACTGCTCGGCATCCCGTGGCAGACGGCGCTTGCGGCCGTCTTCGTCGAGGGCGTGATCTTCATGGCCCTGACGTATTTCGGCGCGAGACGGTACGTCATCGAACTGTTCCCGGCACCGGTCAAGTTCGCCGTCGGTGCGGGGATCGGCCTGTTCCTGCTGTTGCTCGGCCTCATCGAGATGAACGTCATCGTCCAGTACGAGGCGACGCTGGTCCAGTTGAACGACGTCGCGACGGATCCCGTCGCACTCGTCGCGCTCGCGGGACTCGCGTTCACGTTCATCCTGTACGCACGCGACATTACCGGCGCCATCATCATCGGGATCGTCACGACCGCGATCGCGGGCTGGGGGCTCACGCTCGGCGGCGTCGTCGATCGGGGCGTCCTCGCACCGGCACAACTCGCCTCGCCGCAGTACGACATCACGCCGCTGGCCGGGGCCTTCCTCGACGGCTTCGGGCAGATCGAGCCGGCGACGTTCGTCCTGGTCGTGTTCACGTTCTTCTTCGTCGACTTCTTCGACACTGCGGGGACGCTGATCGGCGTCTCGCAGTTCGGGGGCTTCCTCGACGAGGACGGTGACCTCCCGGAGATGGAGAAGCCGCTGATGGCCGACGCGGTCGGCACGACGTTCGGGGCGATGGTCGGCACCTCGACGGTGACGACGTTCATCGAGAGTTCGACCGGGATCGAAGAGGGCGGGCGAACGGGAATGACGGCGCTCACGGTCGGCGGCCTGTTCTTGCTCTCGCTCGTGGCCGTGCCGCTGATCGCCGCGATCCCGCAGTACGCGTCGTACCTCGCGCTCGTGGTCGTCGGGATCATCATGCTTCAGGGCGTGACGGACATCGACTGGGAGAACCCGGCCTGGCTCATCTCGGGCGGACTCACCATCACCGTCATGCCGCTGACGGCCTCGATCGCCAACGGACTGGCGGCGGGGATCATCAGCTATCCGGTCATCAAGACGACGATGGGGGAAACGGGAGACGTCCGCCCCGGGCAGTGGGTCCTGGCCGCGGCGTTCGTGCTCTACTACTACGTCTCGGCGGGCGGCGTGATATCCGGAACCTGA
- a CDS encoding uracil-xanthine permease family protein translates to MSSNDGSIELAYELEEKPPTLKAIFLGLQHVSAMFVPTIAVAIIVAGAIGVGAADTTYLIQMVLIFSGLATLLQVFPIGPVGARLPIVMGSSFAFVGAAISIGGQYGLDAVFGAIVIAALVEILIGWQYKRVKQLFPPLVTGLIVMIIGLYLIPVGMDYVAGGAEAPDYGAPYHLGLAGLVLAITVGMNLFMEGIWRILSILIGIVVGYVAAVAIGIVDFTAVAEASWFALPIPGRFGFAFEPIAILTFTAIHITAAIESIGDMSGITAAEGRNPDDSEIRGGLFVDGIGSSIGAIFGAFPLTTFSQNVGIINFTGVMSRYVVGVGGVVLLLLGFIPKVSAVVATIPDSVLGGAVLVMFGMVMASGLRLIFLNERMNRRNMVIIAVSIGLGLGVEVRPEIFEAMPEGVDIFFGNAVIMTAFAAVLLNSLVPRPDGDYEMGLEEPVDGDDPSPADPTVVQED, encoded by the coding sequence ATGTCATCCAACGATGGGTCCATCGAACTGGCGTACGAGTTAGAAGAGAAACCGCCGACGCTCAAGGCGATCTTCCTCGGCTTACAACACGTCTCGGCGATGTTCGTTCCGACGATCGCCGTGGCCATCATCGTCGCCGGAGCGATCGGGGTCGGGGCCGCCGACACGACCTATCTGATCCAGATGGTGCTGATATTCTCCGGGCTGGCGACGCTCTTGCAGGTGTTCCCGATCGGTCCGGTCGGGGCGCGCCTCCCCATCGTCATGGGGTCGAGTTTCGCGTTCGTCGGTGCGGCGATCTCGATCGGCGGACAGTACGGTCTCGACGCCGTCTTCGGTGCGATCGTCATCGCGGCGCTCGTCGAGATCCTCATCGGCTGGCAGTACAAGCGAGTCAAACAGCTGTTCCCGCCGCTCGTAACGGGCCTCATCGTGATGATCATCGGCCTCTACCTGATCCCGGTCGGAATGGACTACGTGGCCGGCGGCGCCGAAGCCCCCGACTACGGCGCGCCGTATCACCTCGGACTCGCCGGGCTGGTCCTGGCGATCACCGTCGGGATGAACCTCTTCATGGAGGGCATCTGGCGCATCCTCAGCATTCTCATCGGGATCGTCGTCGGCTACGTCGCGGCCGTCGCCATCGGCATCGTCGACTTCACGGCAGTCGCGGAAGCGAGCTGGTTCGCGCTCCCGATTCCCGGTCGATTCGGGTTCGCGTTCGAACCGATCGCCATCCTGACGTTCACCGCGATCCACATCACGGCGGCGATCGAGTCGATCGGCGACATGTCCGGCATCACGGCCGCGGAAGGACGGAACCCGGACGACTCGGAGATCCGCGGCGGCCTGTTCGTCGACGGCATCGGGAGTTCGATCGGGGCCATCTTCGGGGCGTTCCCGCTGACGACGTTCTCGCAGAACGTCGGCATCATCAACTTCACTGGCGTTATGAGCCGGTACGTGGTTGGCGTCGGCGGCGTCGTGCTGTTGTTGCTCGGATTCATTCCCAAGGTCAGCGCCGTCGTCGCGACGATTCCCGACTCCGTCCTCGGTGGTGCGGTGCTCGTCATGTTCGGGATGGTGATGGCGAGCGGTCTGCGGCTCATCTTCCTGAACGAGCGCATGAACCGGCGGAACATGGTCATCATCGCCGTCTCGATCGGACTCGGCCTCGGCGTCGAGGTGCGACCCGAGATATTCGAGGCGATGCCGGAGGGCGTCGACATCTTCTTCGGCAACGCGGTCATCATGACCGCCTTCGCGGCGGTGCTCCTCAACTCGCTCGTCCCGCGCCCGGACGGCGACTACGAGATGGGCCTCGAAGAACCGGTCGACGGCGACGATCCGTCACCCGCCGACCCGACCGTCGTCCAGGAGGACTGA
- the ade gene encoding adenine deaminase, translating to MTRVDTLVRGTLVNVNTATLEDRAIAIDDGEVVALEERPADRELEAEYVAPGLIDAHKHVESSMVTVPQYGDAMVPRGVTSVVHDPHEIANVLGAAGVRAVFEDATKTPLKVRFSVPSSVPASSLQDGGATLDADDVVALLDHEHVVALGEVMDLPALVSGETDLHAKIRAARERGLTVDGHLPRVTGSDLQEAARYLDTDHESITEAEAREKVDLGFRVYLREGSSSKNLADLVGLVDEVPTRRLSLCSDDRDVVDLVENGGVDFAVRKAIDLGVDPVEAVQMATLNTAEAYDLPFGRIEPGAPADLVLLDDLETWAVEHVLVDGNLDPTRTDRDPPSTALSTGTVDFDPITGRDLALEAPDSSTERADVRVIDLTGGIQTGRAEASLPIVDGAIEPRPDDDVLSIAVVERHGRDGGIGRGFVRGLGLERGAIGSTVAHDAHNCVVAGTSVDAMAQVANHLRDVDGGIAVSDPDRDGEGIAAVPLPVAGLMSDRPLTVVCDQFETVIDRTEDLGLDRHGLMTLSFLALEVIPEYRLTNRGLVDVERWEHVDVVIE from the coding sequence ATGACTCGCGTCGACACGCTCGTTCGCGGGACGCTCGTCAACGTCAACACGGCCACGCTCGAGGACCGCGCGATCGCGATCGACGACGGGGAGGTCGTGGCGCTCGAGGAGCGGCCGGCGGATCGCGAACTGGAGGCCGAGTACGTCGCCCCGGGACTGATCGACGCGCACAAGCACGTCGAATCGAGCATGGTCACGGTACCCCAGTACGGCGACGCGATGGTGCCTCGCGGGGTGACGAGCGTCGTCCACGACCCCCATGAGATCGCGAACGTCCTCGGCGCGGCGGGCGTCCGGGCCGTCTTCGAGGACGCGACGAAGACGCCGCTGAAGGTCCGGTTCAGCGTCCCCTCGAGCGTTCCGGCGTCGAGCCTGCAGGACGGCGGTGCCACGCTCGACGCGGACGACGTCGTGGCGTTGCTCGATCACGAACACGTCGTCGCGCTCGGCGAGGTGATGGACCTCCCCGCGCTCGTGTCGGGCGAGACGGACCTGCACGCGAAGATCCGGGCCGCCCGGGAGCGCGGGTTGACCGTCGACGGGCACCTGCCCCGGGTGACCGGATCGGACCTGCAGGAAGCCGCGCGCTACCTCGACACCGACCACGAGAGCATCACCGAGGCCGAGGCGCGCGAGAAAGTCGATCTCGGGTTCCGGGTCTACCTGCGCGAGGGGTCGTCGTCGAAGAACCTCGCCGACCTCGTCGGCCTCGTCGACGAGGTTCCCACGCGTCGGCTGTCGCTGTGTTCGGACGATCGAGACGTGGTCGACCTGGTCGAGAACGGCGGCGTCGACTTCGCGGTGCGCAAGGCGATCGACCTGGGCGTCGACCCGGTCGAAGCCGTGCAGATGGCGACGCTCAACACGGCCGAGGCCTACGACCTCCCGTTCGGCCGGATCGAACCCGGCGCGCCGGCCGACCTGGTGTTGCTCGACGATCTCGAGACGTGGGCCGTCGAGCACGTGCTCGTCGACGGGAATCTCGATCCCACGCGTACCGATCGCGACCCGCCGTCGACCGCGCTCTCGACGGGGACCGTCGACTTCGATCCGATCACGGGACGGGACCTGGCGCTCGAGGCCCCGGACTCGTCGACCGAACGCGCCGACGTCCGGGTGATCGACCTCACCGGGGGGATCCAGACCGGCCGCGCGGAGGCGTCCCTGCCGATCGTCGACGGCGCGATCGAACCGCGTCCCGACGACGACGTGCTCTCGATCGCGGTCGTCGAGCGCCACGGTCGCGACGGCGGGATCGGTCGCGGCTTCGTCCGCGGACTCGGCCTCGAGCGGGGCGCGATCGGGTCGACGGTCGCCCACGACGCACACAACTGCGTCGTCGCGGGGACGTCCGTCGACGCGATGGCGCAGGTCGCGAACCACCTCCGGGACGTCGACGGCGGCATCGCCGTCTCCGATCCGGACCGGGACGGCGAGGGGATCGCGGCGGTTCCCCTGCCCGTCGCTGGCCTGATGTCCGACCGGCCGTTGACGGTCGTCTGCGACCAGTTCGAGACGGTGATCGATCGCACCGAGGACCTCGGACTCGATCGGCACGGACTGATGACCCTCTCGTTCCTCGCGCTCGAGGTGATCCCCGAGTACCGGCTGACGAACCGGGGGCTGGTCGACGTCGAGCGCTGGGAGCACGTCGACGTCGTGATCGAGTGA
- a CDS encoding DsrE/DsrF/TusD sulfur relay family protein — translation MIHVGFLLTGGPFDSERWRTAYELGRAALDAGHAVTYFHYLDGAYVPVADQHLPDCSDAGLYDQMPTEKFQELIADGAEVICCGLCVNARGIDAETDYPDGVEVGLLPDLADTIGEADRVISL, via the coding sequence ATGATCCACGTCGGGTTCTTGCTCACCGGCGGTCCCTTCGACAGCGAACGGTGGCGCACCGCCTACGAACTCGGGCGGGCGGCGCTCGACGCCGGGCACGCGGTCACGTACTTTCACTATCTCGACGGCGCGTACGTCCCCGTCGCCGACCAGCACCTCCCCGACTGCTCGGACGCGGGGCTGTACGACCAGATGCCGACCGAGAAGTTCCAGGAACTGATCGCCGACGGCGCAGAGGTGATCTGCTGTGGGCTCTGTGTCAACGCGCGCGGGATCGACGCCGAGACCGACTACCCGGACGGCGTCGAGGTCGGCCTGCTCCCGGATCTCGCGGACACGATCGGCGAGGCCGACAGGGTGATCTCGCTATGA
- a CDS encoding DsrE family protein, giving the protein MKRDVVVMLTRAPYGRVHVPEGLRAARGVAAGFDRHDVSVVFTQDGVYAAREAIDRDALNMAGHLADLDAEDGDLFVDAASMRKRDVTGDEIAPDVSVRSGEEVASMIERADHTLDF; this is encoded by the coding sequence ATGAAGCGCGACGTCGTCGTCATGCTCACCCGGGCCCCGTACGGCCGGGTCCACGTGCCCGAAGGGCTCCGGGCCGCACGCGGCGTCGCGGCCGGCTTCGATCGCCACGACGTCTCGGTCGTGTTCACCCAGGACGGCGTCTACGCCGCTCGCGAGGCGATCGATCGGGACGCGCTCAACATGGCGGGCCACCTCGCCGATCTGGACGCGGAGGACGGCGACCTGTTCGTCGACGCGGCCTCGATGCGGAAACGGGACGTCACGGGCGACGAGATCGCCCCCGACGTCAGTGTCCGATCGGGCGAGGAGGTCGCATCGATGATCGAACGCGCGGACCACACGCTGGACTTCTGA
- the yqeB gene encoding selenium-dependent molybdenum cofactor biosynthesis protein YqeB yields MTLFDRLDDLVERGRPAAMLTIVDKDGSAPRDVGAKMLVTADDEYGTIGGGTVEGLAVDEAREVLRGDAEPGVRTYELRPGGNTGMVCGGSMDVFVDRIRGRSRLYVAGGGHIAVELAAMGERLGYDVTVVDDREGYADPERFPDETDVVHGGYDEALADRPMTSETAVAVATRSGTFDQQAVAAALDGGAGYVGLVASEDKAAHVVDSLREDGYSRRDLVRVRSPVGLDLGGGGPADVALSILAEMHRDRHGASGERATRLTLEDLVVVRGGGDLGSGVVYRLHRAGFPVVVTETARPTVVRRAVAFASAMYEEAVTVQGVTARRVADVDEAIAVLADDEVPVLDDPNAAVVDDHDPLAVVDAIMAKGKTDTGTRRDLADVVVGLGPGFEAGENVDAVVETDRGHELGHVIYDGKPSPYDGEPGERRGYTHERVLRAPSAGTWSPAVEIGARVEAESIVGYVDDDPVVTEIDGLVRGLVHDGVSVSADAKLGDVDPREDVDHTKISDKALCLGGGVLEAVLNRS; encoded by the coding sequence ATGACGCTGTTCGACCGCCTCGACGACCTCGTCGAGCGGGGCCGACCGGCCGCGATGCTGACGATCGTCGACAAGGACGGCAGCGCGCCGCGGGACGTGGGCGCGAAGATGCTCGTGACCGCGGACGACGAGTACGGCACGATCGGCGGCGGGACGGTCGAAGGGCTCGCCGTCGACGAAGCCCGCGAGGTGCTCCGCGGCGACGCGGAACCGGGGGTCCGAACGTACGAACTGCGCCCCGGCGGCAACACCGGCATGGTCTGTGGCGGCTCGATGGACGTCTTCGTCGATCGGATCCGCGGTCGCTCCCGGCTCTACGTCGCCGGCGGCGGTCACATCGCGGTCGAACTCGCCGCGATGGGCGAGCGACTCGGCTACGACGTCACGGTCGTCGACGATCGCGAGGGGTACGCGGACCCGGAGCGGTTCCCCGACGAGACCGACGTCGTCCACGGGGGCTACGACGAGGCGCTCGCCGACCGCCCGATGACGTCGGAGACGGCGGTCGCGGTGGCGACGCGAAGCGGGACGTTCGACCAGCAGGCCGTCGCCGCCGCGCTCGACGGCGGCGCTGGCTACGTCGGCCTCGTCGCCAGCGAGGACAAGGCCGCACACGTCGTCGACTCGCTCCGCGAGGACGGCTACTCGCGTCGGGATCTCGTCCGCGTTCGCTCGCCCGTCGGCCTCGACCTCGGCGGCGGCGGCCCCGCGGACGTCGCGCTCTCGATCCTCGCCGAGATGCATCGCGATCGCCACGGGGCGAGCGGCGAGCGCGCGACCCGCCTGACTCTCGAGGACCTCGTCGTCGTCCGGGGCGGCGGCGACCTCGGGAGCGGCGTGGTCTATCGCCTCCACCGGGCGGGGTTCCCGGTCGTCGTGACCGAGACGGCCCGGCCGACCGTCGTCCGCCGCGCGGTCGCGTTCGCGAGCGCGATGTACGAGGAAGCAGTCACCGTCCAGGGAGTGACGGCGCGTCGCGTCGCCGACGTGGACGAGGCGATCGCCGTCCTCGCCGACGACGAGGTGCCCGTCCTCGACGATCCGAACGCCGCCGTCGTCGACGATCACGACCCCCTGGCCGTCGTCGACGCGATCATGGCGAAGGGGAAGACCGACACCGGGACCCGGCGGGACCTCGCGGACGTCGTCGTCGGCCTCGGCCCCGGATTCGAGGCCGGCGAGAACGTGGACGCGGTCGTCGAAACCGATCGGGGCCACGAACTCGGTCACGTTATCTACGACGGGAAACCCAGTCCGTACGACGGCGAACCCGGCGAGCGGCGGGGGTACACCCACGAACGCGTTCTCCGTGCGCCGAGCGCGGGCACCTGGTCGCCAGCCGTCGAGATCGGGGCACGCGTCGAGGCCGAGTCGATCGTCGGGTACGTCGACGACGACCCCGTGGTCACGGAGATCGACGGGCTCGTCCGGGGCCTCGTCCACGACGGCGTCTCCGTCTCCGCCGACGCGAAACTCGGCGACGTCGACCCCCGCGAAGACGTCGATCACACGAAAATCTCGGACAAGGCGCTCTGTCTCGGCGGCGGCGTTCTCGAGGCGGTGCTCAACCGCTCGTGA
- the selD gene encoding selenide, water dikinase SelD, producing MTDEAADRSPALTEYAELHGCSCKVGQDDLDSLLADVGLSAPQADLQFGVGEDASARRIADDRSLVTTIDFFTPIVDDPYAFGRVAACNAASDAFATGAADDLTFLVVLGLPRAVTDAATEILEGIVDAVDDVGGVVGGGHTIMNPWPIAGGSVTATASPDHLLRTSDASPAERLYLTKPLGTQAAMGARRVRDGEFAETIADATPRPVQHVADEALGWMTTPNRDAMLAAREYATAATDVTGFGLLGQARVLAENADVGVELTHLPVIDGTLELSRLFGYGLEDGESAETSGGLLLSVPDSRTEAFEDALSTAGVFHREVGRVTDGSGAALVDPTIESIRE from the coding sequence ATGACCGACGAGGCGGCCGATCGCTCGCCGGCCCTGACCGAGTACGCGGAACTGCACGGCTGCTCGTGCAAGGTCGGGCAGGACGACCTCGACTCGTTGCTCGCGGACGTCGGCCTGTCGGCCCCGCAGGCGGACCTGCAGTTCGGCGTCGGCGAGGACGCGAGCGCCCGCCGGATCGCGGACGATCGCAGTCTCGTGACGACGATCGATTTCTTCACGCCGATCGTGGACGACCCGTACGCGTTCGGCCGCGTCGCCGCGTGCAACGCCGCCAGCGACGCCTTCGCGACCGGTGCCGCCGACGACCTGACGTTCCTGGTCGTGCTCGGCCTCCCGCGAGCGGTGACGGACGCGGCCACGGAGATCCTGGAGGGGATCGTCGACGCGGTGGACGACGTGGGCGGCGTCGTCGGGGGCGGACACACGATCATGAACCCGTGGCCGATCGCCGGCGGGTCCGTTACCGCGACCGCGTCGCCGGATCACCTGCTCCGGACGAGCGACGCGTCGCCCGCCGAGCGCCTCTACCTGACCAAACCGCTCGGGACCCAGGCGGCGATGGGCGCCCGTCGAGTACGGGACGGGGAGTTCGCCGAGACGATCGCCGACGCGACGCCCCGACCAGTCCAGCACGTCGCCGACGAGGCGCTCGGCTGGATGACGACCCCGAACAGGGACGCCATGCTCGCGGCCCGCGAGTACGCGACGGCCGCGACCGACGTCACGGGCTTCGGCCTCCTCGGACAGGCCCGCGTCCTCGCCGAGAACGCCGACGTCGGCGTCGAACTCACGCACCTGCCCGTCATCGACGGGACGCTCGAACTCTCGCGGCTCTTCGGCTACGGACTCGAGGACGGAGAGAGCGCGGAGACGAGCGGCGGCCTGTTGCTGTCGGTCCCGGACTCGCGGACCGAGGCGTTCGAGGACGCCCTCTCGACTGCCGGAGTCTTCCATCGCGAGGTCGGCCGCGTCACCGACGGCTCCGGCGCGGCGCTCGTCGATCCCACGATCGAGTCGATCCGCGAGTAA
- a CDS encoding sulfurtransferase TusA family protein: MERVDVTGEVCPRPALIVRRRLGDLEAGDELLVRGDYPPAEHNLRRTCTKHGYEVEDRPAPDDAEGGFELLIRPTADDPIEGDP, encoded by the coding sequence ATGGAACGAGTGGACGTCACCGGAGAAGTGTGTCCGCGTCCCGCGCTCATCGTCCGACGACGGCTCGGCGACCTCGAGGCAGGCGACGAACTGCTCGTTCGCGGCGACTATCCGCCGGCCGAGCACAACCTCCGTCGAACGTGTACGAAACACGGCTACGAGGTCGAAGATCGGCCGGCACCCGACGACGCCGAGGGCGGCTTCGAGTTGCTGATCCGGCCGACCGCGGACGACCCGATCGAGGGGGACCCATGA
- the yqeC gene encoding selenium cofactor biosynthesis protein YqeC has translation MNLADALGLGDEELVSFVGAGGKKTAMERLVTEADDRELAAAYTTSTHMPPPAALPLVLADPDRVRAVLDEETAPIALASDRIADPDRVDEKVRGYDPAVLSSLFREGAVDWLLLKADGARMREFKAPGPDEPPIPESSTFVVPVTSVRAVGRPLTADVVHRVDRVERLSGLTEGDPLTPDAVGRVLAHPRGGLKRVPDDATVVPLVNKADDERLERRAKAVLSAALEHTSRFDRGLVCSFESNRLTIVS, from the coding sequence ATGAACCTCGCCGACGCGCTCGGACTCGGGGACGAGGAACTCGTCTCGTTCGTCGGTGCCGGCGGCAAGAAGACCGCCATGGAACGACTGGTCACGGAGGCGGACGATCGCGAACTCGCGGCGGCCTACACCACGTCGACGCACATGCCGCCACCGGCGGCCCTTCCGCTCGTGCTCGCCGATCCCGATCGCGTTCGGGCCGTTCTGGACGAGGAGACCGCGCCGATCGCGCTGGCGAGCGATCGGATCGCCGATCCGGACCGCGTCGACGAGAAAGTTCGCGGCTACGACCCCGCCGTCCTGAGTTCGCTGTTTCGAGAGGGGGCCGTCGACTGGCTCCTCCTCAAGGCCGACGGAGCCAGAATGCGCGAATTCAAGGCTCCAGGGCCGGACGAACCGCCGATCCCCGAGTCGAGCACTTTCGTCGTCCCGGTCACGTCCGTCCGGGCCGTCGGTCGCCCCCTCACGGCCGACGTCGTTCACCGCGTCGATCGGGTCGAACGCCTGTCGGGGCTCACCGAGGGGGACCCGCTCACGCCGGACGCCGTCGGGCGGGTCCTCGCACACCCTCGCGGCGGACTGAAGCGCGTTCCCGACGACGCGACGGTCGTCCCGCTCGTCAACAAGGCCGACGACGAGAGACTCGAACGACGCGCGAAAGCCGTCCTCTCGGCGGCGCTCGAGCACACCTCGCGGTTCGACCGGGGCCTCGTCTGCTCGTTCGAATCGAACCGGCTCACGATCGTCTCGTGA